In Phalacrocorax aristotelis chromosome 6, bGulAri2.1, whole genome shotgun sequence, one DNA window encodes the following:
- the FNDC7 gene encoding LOW QUALITY PROTEIN: fibronectin type III domain-containing protein 7 (The sequence of the model RefSeq protein was modified relative to this genomic sequence to represent the inferred CDS: inserted 2 bases in 2 codons; substituted 2 bases at 2 genomic stop codons) produces the protein MESKSPAGETPVTRARPLRKERSVARQKVLMHQQVFKRSANLECAASSGLLKLKCNTSSASCMVPSLECGSEYYVSXTAYNDDGSSKPTDAVSLKTIPCAPVNISIEEEPGHLLVSWSSVNLXHYYVAFVKSNDGLEVHCNTSHSXCHFQLDCGFTYFCSVFAYNKAGQSPLGDAFSYTAAPCCRCDFRAILLSSDTVQVTRAPVXGAEMYETRAVDWSSMALCNDTTMACTATVSIISVYSFSEAGGSNTCVFKYVATSIYNHSYFPLAEEIVRHSSN, from the exons ATGGAGTCCAAATCTCCCGCTGGGGAAACGCCGGTGACCAGGGCTCGTCCCCTGAGGAAGGAGCGTTCTGTTGCTCGTCAGAAG GTCCTGATGCACCAGCAGGTGTTCAA AAGGAGCGCTAACTTAGAGTGTGCAGCCTCCAGTGGACTCTTGAAACTGAAGTGTAACACATCTTCTGCCTCCTGCATGGTGCCATCACTCGAATGTGGCTCTGAATATTATGTTT TCACAGCATACAATGATGATGGATCCAGTAAACCTACTGATGCAGTAAGCCTAAAAACTA ttccttgtGCACCAGTAAATATATCAATTGAAGAGGAACCTGGGCACTTACTGGTGTCATGGTCTAGTGTCAATT GTCATTATTATGTGGCTTTTGTGAAGAGCAATGATGGCTTGGAAGTGCACTGCAACACATCACATAGCTAATGCCATTTCCAGTTGGACTGTGGCTTCACTTATTTCTGTAGTGTCTTTGCATATAACAAGGCAGGGCAGAGTCCTTTAGGTGATGCATTCAGTTACACCGCTG CACCGTGTTGCCGCTGTGACTTCAGGGCCATATTGCTGTCAAGCGACACTGTGCAGGTCACCAGGGCTCCTGTCTGAGGTGCTGAGATGTATGAAACCAGAGCTGTTGACTGGAGCAGCATGGCGCTCTGCAATGACACGACCATGGCCTGCACCGCAACAGTCAGTATAATATCAGTTTATTCTTTCAGTGAGGCTGGGGGCAGCAACACATGTGTGTTTAAGTATGTGGCAACAAGTATTTACAatcattcttattttcctttagcAGAAGAAATAGTTAGACACAGCAGCAATTAA